DNA sequence from the Sediminibacillus dalangtanensis genome:
GAAGCATTGATGACGTTATCCCGGTTGTACCCATAAGCTTTCAGCTCCGGATAGTGAGTAGTGGCAATGATCCGAGCATCCTTCTTGATTACTTCATCGAGGATCGCCATAGCAAGTGCAGCACCTTCCTGTGGGTCTGTACCTGCTCCTAATTCATCAAACAGTACGAGTGTTTGCTTATCAACACGTTTTAGAATCTCGACGATGTTGGTCATATGAGAAGAAAAAGTACTCAAACTTTGTTCAATTGATTGTTCATCACCGATATCGGCAAATACATTGGAAAATACGGCCAGTTCGCAACCGTCCATAGCCGGCACCTGTAACCCTGATTGTGCCATCAACGTGCAAAGCCCAATCATTTTCAATGTGACCGTTTTACCACCTGTATTCGGTCCGGTAATAACAATGGAGGTGTAGGACTCCCCAAGTTCCACATCGTTCGCAACCACTTCATCTTCTGGAATCAACGGATGCCGAGCCTGCTTCATCTTGATAATACCTTGATCATTCATTGTCGGCATTGCGGCACGCATTTGTTTACCGAGTTTTGCCCGTGCAAACATGAAATCAATTTGTCCGAGGGATTCCACATTCTGGTACAAAAATGCCTGGTCTTCCGCAATCCGTTCCGATAGATCCCGCAGGATACGTTCTATTTCATTTTTCTCCTCTGCTCTGGCCTCTGACAACTGGTTATTTAAATCAACCACCGACTGCGGTTCGATAAACAGCGTGGCGCCTGAGGAAGACTGGTCATGAACAATCCCGCCGATGGCTCCTCTGTACTCCTGTTTTACCGGGAGAACATAGCGCTCATTCCGTATGGTGACAATTGCATCAGAAAGCATTTTCGACTTGGTTCTCGTGTAATTTTCCAAACGGTCCCGTACACGGCTTTCATTCGTCCGGATTTTAGACCTGATGGTCCGCAGTTTATCGGAAGCCCCGTCCATCACATGGCCATGATCATCAATGCAGCTTTTGATCTGACGCTCTAATTCATTCAAAGGGATAATCTGTTCGGTGAATCCTCGGATTATCGGCAGTTCCGGTTCCTCCATCTCGGCAATGAAGGACTTCAACTGCTTCCCGCCATAAATGGTGCTGGCAATATCAAGACATTCGCCAGGATTCAAAACGCCCCCGATAATCGTCCGTTGGATACTTGGTTTAATATCAAAAATACCGCCTAACGGAACATAGCCTTTTAGTCTCAGTACTTGTGCTGCTTCGTCTGTTTCTGCCTGCAGCCGATTGACTCTCTCCAATTCTCGGGACGGCTTCAAAGCCGCGGTCCGTTCCTTTCCTAATGAAGAGGCTGCTTGTTCGGTAAGCATGTCAATGATTTTCTTATATTCAAGTACTTGATAAATTCTTTCGTTCATGAATATAAAACTCCTTTTTGTTCGAAAGGCTTTCCATCCAGCCTTTTTATTTGTTACGGTTAAACAAATTCACTAATTCGTCTTTCGTCCACGTATTAATAACAGATTCAGGTTCTAACCAGCCTTTTCTGGCAGAACCGACCCCAACGTCCATAAATTCTAATGTATGGTAGCTGTGGGCATCCGTATTGATAGCAATGTTGACCCCTTTTTCCCGGGCCTTCTGCAGCCACTTCCAAGACAAATCAAGACGATTTGGATTGGCATTAAGCTCTAACACCGTTCCTGTTTCCTTGGCTTTTTCAATCAGCATATCAACGTCTGCCGCATAACCCTTGCGACGTCCAATCAGCCTTCCCGTAGGGTGTGCAATGACATTTACGTATGGATTTTCCACAGCCGCCAGCAGCCGCTTCATGATTTTGTCCTGTGACTGTGAAAAGCTGGAATGAATAGCACCGATGACATAATCCATTTCCATCAGAAATTCATCACGGAAATCAAGAGAACCATCCGGCAAAATATCCATTTCCACTCCGGCGAAAATATGAATATCGGAATATTTATCATTTAACCGGGCGATTTCTTCCGCTTGCCTCTTCAAACGTTCTTCATTCAACCCGTTGGCAACCCTTAGATATTTGGAGTGATCGGTAATGGCAATATACTCATAGCCTCGTTCTCGGGCTTTTTCCACCATCTCCTCGACGGACTGGGCGCCATCACTCCATGTTGTGTGCATATGCAAATCTCCGCGGATGTCCGTCGGTTCAACCAATCGTACAGAAGAACGGAATGCCTCTAGTTCCCCCTGGTTTTCCCTGACTTCAGGAGGAATAAAGTGAAGCCCAAAATGTTCGAAAAATTGCTGTTCTGTTTCAAACGTAACAATTTTGCCGGATTCACTGTTTTCAATGCCATACTCATTGATTTTTTCTCCTTGGGCTTTGGCAAGCTGCCGCATGGCGACATTATGTTCCTTCGAACCTGTAAAGTGATGGAGCGTCGTTGCGAACTCTTCAGGAGCTACAATCCGGAAATCTACATTTACGTCATATCCTTCTTCAAGGACAACGGAAACCTTTGTATCTCCTGTGGCTATTTCTTCTTTTATGTTTTCAAGCTTCAATAAGGCATCCCGGACCTTGTCCGGATGTTCGGCTGCAATGATAAAATCAAGATCCTTGATTGTTTCACTCATACGACGGATACTGCCTGCCCGGGAAAAGCGAAGGATAGGTTCTATTTGCTGTAAATATTCCTCTATTCTTTCTGCAATTGGCAGCATAAATGCAATCGGCAGTCGCTCAGGCCGGTTCGATGCTTCATCGAGTGCTTTGACTATCTTTTCTGCGGATTTTTTCCCGAAACCGCTTAGCGCTTCGACCTTGCCTGTTTCGCATGCTTCTTTTAAGCTGGCGGCATCCACTACTCCCAGCTCTTGATAAAGCTTGGCGAGTTTTTTTCCACCCAATCCCGGCAGATTCAAAAGCGGTACCAGTCCCTCCGGCACTTCTTCCTGCAGTTGTCTCAAGGTGTCCGATTCTCCATTAGCGATGAACGAGTCGATCACAGTGGAAGTTCCTTTTCCGATTCCGTTTATTTTCGTAAAATCATCGATTTCATTCAACGAGCGGTCGTCTGTTTCCAAAGCTTGGGCTGCTTTTCGATAAGCAGATATCTTAAAAGGGTTCTCCCCTTTCAGTTCTAAATAAACCGCCACTTTTTCCAGCAATTTAATGACGTCTTTTTTATTTACTTCCATCCTCGGCACCGTCCTTTTAGTAGGCTTTAGTTTTCATTTAGAAGGGTTCCTATATAGATGATGTTTCATAACAAGTCTTAACGAGTAAAAAGAGACTACTCCTTTGACAGTTTGTTATCTCCGCTCCCGGAGTACACAGTAACTGGTCTCATCCAGCCATGCAGTGCAGTGTCAGGAGATAACTGCTTGTTGGAACAGCCTCTTCAGCCGGCGAATAAATACCGGCATTCTTTTATTTATCCTGAAATAATCCAGCTACGTGCTCGAACCATAACGCTTTTATTTGCCCTGATATAAAGGGCGTATGCTCGATCATAAAGGAGGCAATCATGGATCGCTCAAGGATTGTCTGGACGAACTGGACCGGAAGCAGTGCACCGATATATAAAAGCAGGAAAACCAGCAGGTATACTTCCACAAACCCGAGAATACCGCCCAGCAGCCCATTGATGGAACTCAGAATCGGCAAGGCAGCTACAAAATCCAGCATAGAAGCGATGATTTGTAGCGCAATCCGAACCGCAAAAAAGATGATGGCAAACGCTATCGCGTTATAAAAAGCCGTCTCTAACGGAAGGGAATCGAGAAAGACCCCCCATGAAGCATCATCCGGCATATCTGGGTAGGGAATCCAAAGTTCCAGCTTCGGTGCTAAATCATCGTAATAAGCTGCTGCAATAATAAAGGCAGCAATAAAACCAATTAAGTGGAATAATTGCAGAATAAACCCTCGTTTTAGACCTGTAAAAAAGCCAAAAATGAGAATGACAATCAAAATTAAATCAATCATTGTTATCTTGTTCCTTTTTCTGTTTAATTGAACCTAACAGTTCGGTGTACTCTTCTTTCAATTTCAAATAGTCGTTCATCGTGTTTACAGCTGTCAGCACCGCAAGCCTGGTCGTATCCAAGCTTCGGTTTGTTTCCTGTATTTCCCGCATTTGCTGATCGACAAGACTTGCCACCATCCTTACATGATGAGCAGGTTCATCTCCAACAATGGTGTAGGACCGATTGTGTATTTCGACTGTAGTACGTGTTTTGTCAGATTGGGACACGTTTTTCCCCCCTTGTTCTCATAGCTACCATATGTTCAAACAGCGTTAACCGCTTTTCGTTTCTTTTCGTCAACTGCTTCAAAATGTCAATTTTATGTGCTTTTAGAAATCACAACCCATTTTACGAGTGAATCATGATTATGATAAAATCCTAAAGTTAATATTAACACGAAGATTGTCATTTAGGAAACTAATGTGACGTGATTATTCCTCCAAACAGGAAACTGTTA
Encoded proteins:
- a CDS encoding CvpA family protein, which translates into the protein MIDLILIVILIFGFFTGLKRGFILQLFHLIGFIAAFIIAAAYYDDLAPKLELWIPYPDMPDDASWGVFLDSLPLETAFYNAIAFAIIFFAVRIALQIIASMLDFVAALPILSSINGLLGGILGFVEVYLLVFLLLYIGALLPVQFVQTILERSMIASFMIEHTPFISGQIKALWFEHVAGLFQDK
- the polX gene encoding DNA polymerase/3'-5' exonuclease PolX; protein product: MEVNKKDVIKLLEKVAVYLELKGENPFKISAYRKAAQALETDDRSLNEIDDFTKINGIGKGTSTVIDSFIANGESDTLRQLQEEVPEGLVPLLNLPGLGGKKLAKLYQELGVVDAASLKEACETGKVEALSGFGKKSAEKIVKALDEASNRPERLPIAFMLPIAERIEEYLQQIEPILRFSRAGSIRRMSETIKDLDFIIAAEHPDKVRDALLKLENIKEEIATGDTKVSVVLEEGYDVNVDFRIVAPEEFATTLHHFTGSKEHNVAMRQLAKAQGEKINEYGIENSESGKIVTFETEQQFFEHFGLHFIPPEVRENQGELEAFRSSVRLVEPTDIRGDLHMHTTWSDGAQSVEEMVEKARERGYEYIAITDHSKYLRVANGLNEERLKRQAEEIARLNDKYSDIHIFAGVEMDILPDGSLDFRDEFLMEMDYVIGAIHSSFSQSQDKIMKRLLAAVENPYVNVIAHPTGRLIGRRKGYAADVDMLIEKAKETGTVLELNANPNRLDLSWKWLQKAREKGVNIAINTDAHSYHTLEFMDVGVGSARKGWLEPESVINTWTKDELVNLFNRNK
- the zapA gene encoding cell division protein ZapA produces the protein MSQSDKTRTTVEIHNRSYTIVGDEPAHHVRMVASLVDQQMREIQETNRSLDTTRLAVLTAVNTMNDYLKLKEEYTELLGSIKQKKEQDNND
- a CDS encoding endonuclease MutS2; this encodes MNERIYQVLEYKKIIDMLTEQAASSLGKERTAALKPSRELERVNRLQAETDEAAQVLRLKGYVPLGGIFDIKPSIQRTIIGGVLNPGECLDIASTIYGGKQLKSFIAEMEEPELPIIRGFTEQIIPLNELERQIKSCIDDHGHVMDGASDKLRTIRSKIRTNESRVRDRLENYTRTKSKMLSDAIVTIRNERYVLPVKQEYRGAIGGIVHDQSSSGATLFIEPQSVVDLNNQLSEARAEEKNEIERILRDLSERIAEDQAFLYQNVESLGQIDFMFARAKLGKQMRAAMPTMNDQGIIKMKQARHPLIPEDEVVANDVELGESYTSIVITGPNTGGKTVTLKMIGLCTLMAQSGLQVPAMDGCELAVFSNVFADIGDEQSIEQSLSTFSSHMTNIVEILKRVDKQTLVLFDELGAGTDPQEGAALAMAILDEVIKKDARIIATTHYPELKAYGYNRDNVINASVEFDVQTLKPTYRLLIGVPGRSNAFEISRRLGLDEKIIGIAKNHIGTDSKSVENMIASLEESRRGAEKDYEAASRTLDEAERLKQDLEKQWRELEEKRESVYRKAEEKAEKAVQKAREEAEAIVSELRSMKQGGLKEHEWIEAKKMLDEAQPQLTKKQQTPQKENKQENQELHPGDEVKLLTLNQQGTILEKVNDKEFLVQVGIMKMKAKQKDLQFVKREQPLVEKPMATVKGSSYRVKTELDLRGERYEDALQELEKYVDDALLAGYPRVSIIHGKGTGALRNGVQEFAKRHPRITSYRAGGMNEGGSGVTVLEF